Proteins from a genomic interval of Thermodesulfobacteriota bacterium:
- a CDS encoding MoxR family ATPase: MRFQGTDSYIATRDLEIAVNASVALQKPLLVKGEPGTGKTMLAFEVAKALQKRIITWHIKSTTTAQQGLYEYDAVARLRDSQLGDERVNDIANYVKKGKLWEAFESDEQVVLLIDEIDKADIEFPNDLLLELDKMEFYCYELRKTIEAKHRPIVIITSNNEKELPDAFLRRCFFHYISFPDRETMQAIVNVHYPNLESKLIQNAMDVFYELREIKGVKKKPSTSELLDWIKLLILGKITVHELSSVDLTKTIPPYAGALLKDEQDHELLKRIQQQYRRQYR, encoded by the coding sequence ATGAGATTTCAAGGCACCGACAGTTACATAGCCACCAGGGATTTGGAAATCGCCGTGAACGCTTCCGTAGCTTTACAGAAGCCGCTTTTGGTAAAGGGTGAGCCAGGCACCGGTAAGACGATGCTTGCATTCGAGGTGGCCAAGGCGCTTCAAAAAAGAATCATTACCTGGCATATAAAATCTACCACCACCGCCCAGCAGGGACTCTACGAATACGATGCGGTGGCCAGGCTTAGGGACTCCCAGTTGGGCGATGAAAGGGTGAACGACATCGCCAATTACGTGAAGAAAGGAAAGCTCTGGGAGGCTTTCGAGTCCGACGAGCAGGTGGTACTGCTCATAGATGAGATCGATAAGGCGGATATCGAATTCCCCAACGACCTCCTTCTCGAACTGGATAAGATGGAGTTTTATTGCTACGAGTTAAGGAAGACCATAGAGGCGAAGCATCGTCCTATTGTCATCATCACCTCCAATAACGAGAAAGAGCTTCCCGACGCCTTTTTGAGGAGATGCTTTTTCCATTACATCAGCTTCCCGGACAGGGAAACTATGCAGGCCATCGTCAACGTGCACTATCCCAACCTGGAGAGCAAGTTGATACAAAATGCTATGGACGTGTTTTACGAGCTGAGAGAGATCAAGGGTGTAAAGAAAAAGCCCTCTACCAGCGAGCTTTTGGACTGGATAAAGCTATTGATCCTGGGCAAGATAACGGTTCATGAATTAAGTTCTGTCGACCTGACCAAGACCATTCCTCCTTACGCCGGCGCCCTGCTCAAGGATGAGCAGGACCATGAGCTTCTCAAGCGTATCCAGCAGCAGTACAGGAGACAGTATAGGTAA
- a CDS encoding VWA domain-containing protein, translating to MFLDFFLLLKNDGLPVTFKEYLTLLEALDRDVVAYNVDDFYYLSRSTLVKHEQFLDRFDRIFGRYFRDIETIDAEEFFKIPEEWLRKSMQNALTDEEKEMIKALGGLDKLLDRLRVLMREQKRKHEGGNKWIGTGGTSPFGAYGYNPEGIRIGQDESRNRRAVKVWDRREFRNLDDSVELDTRNMKMALRRLRVLTREGVDEEVDLDETIRKTSKSAGMLELEMIPAKKNNVKVLLFLDVGGSMDDHIEICARLFSAAKYEFKHLEYFYFHNCIYEKVWKDNARRWDESIPTFEVLHKYNSDYKVIVVGDASMSPYELLYQNGSVEHNNDEPGFVWLERLKNQYPDIVWLNPVPEEDWIYVETVQMLKKFMDDRMFPLTLSGISRAIKALKNRKLKSEGN from the coding sequence ATGTTCTTAGATTTCTTTCTTTTACTCAAGAATGACGGCCTACCGGTAACATTCAAAGAGTACCTCACCTTACTCGAGGCTCTGGATAGGGACGTGGTTGCTTACAACGTGGATGATTTTTACTATCTCTCCCGTTCCACCCTGGTCAAACACGAGCAGTTCTTGGACCGTTTTGACCGGATTTTCGGCCGGTACTTCAGGGATATAGAGACGATCGATGCCGAGGAATTTTTTAAGATTCCGGAGGAATGGCTCCGGAAAAGCATGCAGAATGCATTGACCGATGAAGAAAAAGAGATGATCAAGGCCCTGGGCGGGCTGGATAAGTTGCTAGACCGCCTGAGGGTGCTGATGAGGGAGCAGAAGAGAAAACACGAAGGAGGCAATAAGTGGATAGGCACGGGAGGCACGTCTCCATTTGGGGCTTACGGGTACAATCCCGAGGGCATCCGCATCGGACAGGATGAGAGCAGGAACAGAAGGGCGGTAAAGGTGTGGGACCGGCGCGAGTTCCGGAATCTTGATGACAGCGTCGAGCTCGACACCAGAAACATGAAGATGGCGTTGAGAAGGCTTCGAGTGCTTACCAGAGAAGGCGTCGACGAAGAGGTAGATCTGGACGAGACAATCAGGAAAACGTCCAAGAGCGCCGGAATGCTGGAGCTGGAGATGATACCGGCGAAGAAGAATAACGTGAAGGTTTTGCTTTTTCTCGACGTGGGCGGCTCTATGGATGACCACATCGAAATTTGCGCCCGGTTATTCTCCGCCGCCAAATACGAATTCAAGCATCTAGAGTATTTCTATTTTCATAATTGCATATACGAAAAGGTCTGGAAGGATAACGCCAGAAGGTGGGATGAATCCATTCCCACATTCGAGGTGCTTCACAAATACAACAGCGACTACAAGGTAATCGTAGTGGGCGATGCGTCCATGTCCCCTTATGAGCTTCTATACCAGAACGGAAGTGTAGAACACAACAACGACGAGCCCGGTTTCGTCTGGCTGGAACGGCTCAAGAACCAATACCCGGACATAGTATGGCTGAACCCGGTGCCGGAGGAGGATTGGATTTACGTCGAAACCGTTCAGATGCTGAAGAAGTTCATGGACGACCGAATGTTCCCGTTAACCCTTTCCGGCATTTCAAGGGCCATAAAGGCTCTTAAAAATAGAAAGCTGAAGTCGGAGGGGAATTGA
- a CDS encoding M1 family metallopeptidase — protein MIKTEKKRNPILLPDVVEPVHYRLEFKIDLDNFTFHGKEDVSITIKGPSSRITLHAVDLEIKKAWLMAGGQVIEAGKITADKKKETVTFDFGKKIQGGANLNIEFEGKLNDKMHGFYRTSYNLNGVKKYGAATQFEATDARRAFPCWDEPARKAEFTVSLVVPEHLTALSNMPVVGEEPMGSGFKRVTYDTTPIMSTYLLAFVVADLESIESTDRNGVPVRVWTTPGKKEQGRFSLDCALHTLPYFSEWFGIPYALPKLDMVSLPDFAAGAMENWGLITYRETAMLVDPVNSAVTAKQRVAEVVDHELAHQWFGNLVTMQWWDDLWLNEGFASYMGPKAVDCQFPDWNVWTQYVADDFLIALHKDSLKNTHPVEVPVRNPYEISELFDAITYRKGSVVNRMIEHYLGEEDFRRGLNTYLNRHSYNNAKTEDLWQALEEVSGKPVRAIMASYTKQPGYPVVLVKSEKRGDEQVLSLEQKRFIVDGSKDRENLTWKIPVGVLTSNSGDPVFTYMEGQRMDFPLGAGADGWVKLNPSQSGFYRVLYSPDLLSKLIGAVESGELGTVDRLGFLDDVFALSRAGYTKTSQALSVLSAYRNETDFSVWTTISKNLRYLSILLAEEAWKDAFNIFARELFRHIAHSKGWDKSPGDSHLDVMLRSLALRNLGGYGDEATIGEARNRFESYITGGSLDPDLKSPVYSLVAENGGQEELEKLLNLYDRTDLHEEKNRILAAIGNFQAEEILRTVLEFAFSEKVRPQDLPIALTHIGQNPKGRSIAWEFVKEKWQMLMDRYHEGGLFLIGRIIEGTTTAFATSDKLRDVNHFFKTHKVPGAKRTIKQSLETIRLNIAVLKRDREDIKQWLMEHSYEAATWF, from the coding sequence ATGATTAAAACGGAAAAAAAGAGGAATCCGATTCTTTTGCCCGACGTTGTCGAGCCGGTACATTACCGGCTTGAATTCAAGATAGACCTGGACAACTTTACATTTCACGGGAAGGAGGATGTGAGCATTACTATCAAAGGGCCCAGTTCCAGAATCACCCTTCATGCGGTCGACCTGGAAATTAAGAAAGCCTGGTTGATGGCCGGCGGACAGGTTATTGAGGCCGGGAAAATCACCGCAGACAAAAAGAAGGAAACGGTCACGTTTGATTTCGGTAAAAAAATACAGGGCGGAGCAAACCTGAACATAGAGTTCGAGGGGAAGCTCAACGACAAGATGCACGGCTTCTACCGTACTTCCTACAATCTGAACGGCGTTAAAAAATATGGCGCTGCCACCCAGTTCGAAGCAACCGATGCGCGCCGGGCGTTTCCATGCTGGGACGAACCGGCGAGGAAGGCGGAGTTCACCGTTTCGCTGGTTGTACCCGAGCATTTGACCGCCCTCTCCAATATGCCGGTGGTCGGTGAGGAGCCGATGGGTTCCGGCTTCAAACGGGTTACCTACGACACCACCCCCATCATGTCCACCTACCTCCTGGCATTCGTCGTTGCCGACCTTGAGTCGATCGAGTCCACGGATAGAAACGGTGTGCCGGTCAGGGTGTGGACTACCCCGGGTAAGAAAGAGCAGGGCCGATTCTCCCTCGATTGTGCACTCCATACGCTTCCCTATTTTTCCGAATGGTTTGGCATCCCCTATGCGCTTCCCAAGCTGGATATGGTCTCGCTTCCGGATTTTGCCGCCGGGGCCATGGAGAACTGGGGGCTTATAACCTACCGTGAGACGGCGATGCTGGTTGACCCGGTAAATTCCGCGGTCACTGCCAAGCAGCGCGTAGCTGAAGTCGTGGACCATGAGCTTGCCCACCAGTGGTTTGGCAACCTGGTGACTATGCAATGGTGGGACGACCTCTGGCTAAACGAGGGTTTCGCCTCTTACATGGGCCCTAAGGCCGTAGACTGCCAGTTTCCGGACTGGAATGTTTGGACGCAGTACGTTGCCGACGATTTCCTCATCGCCCTACACAAGGACAGTCTGAAAAATACCCACCCGGTGGAGGTCCCGGTCAGGAACCCCTACGAGATCAGCGAGCTATTCGATGCTATAACGTACAGGAAGGGTTCGGTGGTAAACCGCATGATCGAGCATTATCTGGGGGAAGAGGATTTCAGAAGGGGGCTCAATACCTATCTCAACCGCCATTCCTACAACAACGCCAAGACCGAGGACCTGTGGCAGGCGCTCGAAGAGGTCTCCGGAAAACCGGTTAGGGCGATCATGGCCAGCTACACAAAACAGCCCGGCTATCCGGTCGTACTCGTGAAAAGTGAAAAGCGCGGGGATGAGCAGGTGCTCAGCCTGGAGCAGAAGCGGTTCATCGTCGACGGCTCCAAAGATAGGGAAAACCTAACCTGGAAAATACCGGTAGGGGTTTTAACCTCGAATTCGGGGGACCCGGTATTCACATATATGGAAGGTCAAAGAATGGATTTCCCGCTCGGAGCCGGGGCTGATGGGTGGGTCAAGCTAAATCCGTCGCAGAGCGGGTTCTACCGGGTGCTCTACTCACCGGACCTCCTTTCAAAGCTCATCGGTGCAGTCGAATCAGGAGAGCTAGGTACGGTTGACCGACTGGGATTTCTGGATGATGTCTTTGCGCTCTCCCGTGCCGGTTACACGAAAACGTCCCAGGCGCTCAGCGTGTTAAGCGCCTACCGCAACGAAACTGACTTCAGTGTGTGGACGACCATATCCAAGAACCTGAGATATCTCAGCATCCTTCTCGCCGAGGAAGCCTGGAAGGACGCATTCAACATCTTTGCCCGGGAGCTTTTCCGGCATATCGCCCATTCAAAGGGGTGGGACAAATCGCCCGGGGACAGCCATCTTGACGTGATGTTGAGGTCGCTTGCGCTGAGAAATCTCGGCGGCTATGGGGACGAGGCCACGATCGGAGAGGCCAGGAACCGCTTCGAGAGCTATATCACCGGAGGCAGCCTGGACCCCGACCTGAAGTCTCCAGTTTATTCACTGGTTGCGGAAAACGGCGGCCAGGAGGAACTGGAAAAGCTGCTTAATCTTTATGACCGGACAGACCTCCATGAGGAGAAGAACAGAATTTTAGCGGCAATCGGGAACTTCCAGGCTGAAGAAATTCTGAGGACCGTACTGGAGTTCGCTTTCTCCGAAAAGGTACGCCCCCAGGATTTGCCCATCGCGCTCACCCACATCGGACAGAACCCCAAGGGCAGGAGCATCGCCTGGGAGTTTGTCAAAGAAAAGTGGCAGATGCTCATGGACCGTTACCATGAAGGCGGTCTTTTCCTGATTGGAAGGATTATAGAAGGTACGACCACCGCCTTTGCCACGTCCGACA
- a CDS encoding PAS domain S-box protein, translating into MKTNPLVLLGFSDGDLASGLVQNLKGQDLNFSIAETAHDVVESVTRRFFHIVLVDVSLPDNVGIEVLKQIKSTSPDTEVILFTEPGTPDDFAIQAIADGAYDILEKPINFEYVRVLISKALETQKLKLQSIRRLAQVESLLSATEDINSQLDMKQLLRQLVKRALALTGCECGAIALFGNDKVIMREFWDGKNWQDISDSGNVEMDNFQEFWKDKNIYVSDEPGAKEGLDIFFQPLPWANSYVCVPIVGRKNEFLGVIEVCNKKIADFGPDDDAQLLEGLARTASIAIENAKLYEYTRWKSEKLKESEQKYRVLVENSPDLVFIIQNHRVKYANRKASHLLSYKPEELHSFNIVDIIAPGYKDLFMENLKKKAKGEEVPNYEVVLVNKNGEEVVLDVNGVLTEYEGKPAVQIIGRDITDRRKADKEILRLAAAVRSLNSAVTITDMNRNIIYINPVHKRVFGYELEELMGKQSSILYPFDDPSGVSKKIYEAILIVGWEGERLGMRKNGEVFPVYEKTSVVKDKDGKQIGIVSVVEEITLRKRLEQALKESEERYRTLVETAKTAIIAIDEEGKIVLFNPSAVELFGYTKEEIENKEFNILTPERYKDFYKIGLENFLGTDVSNLLGKTMEIAGLKKSGEEFPIEVSLSACRIGGRQILTAIIFDITERKNLQEQLIQSAKLAAVGELIAGVTHEVNNPLAVVMGYSEMILGEENLDPQLRKSIDVIYNEANRARKVIQNLLSFARGHSPEKQFTSINEIMEKTLSLTEYDLRKNNIEVVKRFDPDLPGTMADPNQLQQVFLNLIINAEQAMSENAGKKQLIIESRVKNGQSRINTDVGSVIELSFHDNGPGITEKHLKKIFDPFFTTKPVGKGTGLGLSVSYGIIKEHGGEIYAHSKEGEGATFFIELPVVYETR; encoded by the coding sequence TTGAAAACAAACCCATTAGTTTTATTAGGGTTTAGCGATGGTGACTTGGCCAGCGGGCTGGTCCAGAATCTCAAGGGGCAAGACCTTAATTTCAGTATAGCCGAGACAGCGCACGATGTGGTTGAAAGCGTTACCAGAAGGTTCTTTCACATTGTTTTAGTGGACGTTTCCCTGCCCGATAACGTCGGCATAGAGGTGTTGAAACAGATTAAGTCCACGTCTCCCGATACGGAAGTTATTTTATTTACCGAACCGGGCACCCCAGACGATTTCGCAATCCAAGCCATAGCCGATGGTGCCTATGACATTCTGGAGAAGCCCATCAACTTTGAATATGTAAGGGTGCTCATTTCCAAGGCCCTGGAGACGCAAAAACTAAAACTCCAAAGTATTAGAAGACTGGCTCAGGTTGAATCCCTCTTGAGCGCGACCGAGGATATAAACTCCCAGCTCGACATGAAACAGCTCCTTCGCCAACTGGTAAAAAGGGCGCTAGCTCTTACCGGATGCGAATGCGGCGCTATCGCCCTCTTTGGGAATGATAAGGTGATAATGCGGGAATTTTGGGATGGAAAGAACTGGCAGGACATATCCGATTCCGGGAATGTAGAGATGGATAATTTCCAAGAGTTCTGGAAAGATAAAAATATCTATGTCTCCGATGAACCCGGCGCCAAGGAAGGTTTAGACATTTTCTTTCAACCCCTACCCTGGGCTAATTCCTATGTCTGTGTACCCATAGTCGGGAGGAAAAATGAATTCTTGGGTGTGATAGAGGTTTGTAACAAGAAAATTGCCGATTTCGGCCCGGACGACGATGCCCAACTATTGGAAGGGCTGGCTCGAACCGCATCCATCGCCATAGAAAACGCCAAGCTGTACGAATACACCAGGTGGAAATCCGAGAAGCTCAAGGAGTCGGAGCAAAAGTACCGGGTGCTGGTGGAAAATTCCCCCGACCTAGTCTTCATAATCCAGAACCACCGGGTCAAGTATGCGAACAGAAAGGCTTCCCACCTGCTCTCGTATAAGCCGGAGGAGCTTCACAGCTTCAACATCGTAGACATCATCGCCCCCGGATACAAAGACCTTTTCATGGAGAACCTCAAAAAGAAAGCAAAAGGAGAGGAAGTCCCCAATTACGAAGTCGTACTGGTGAACAAGAATGGGGAGGAAGTAGTCCTGGACGTAAACGGCGTTTTAACCGAATATGAGGGAAAACCGGCTGTCCAGATAATCGGGAGGGATATTACCGACCGGAGAAAAGCGGATAAAGAAATACTAAGGCTGGCGGCGGCGGTAAGAAGCTTAAACTCCGCGGTGACCATAACCGACATGAACAGAAATATCATCTACATAAATCCCGTTCATAAGAGGGTATTCGGGTACGAGCTCGAAGAACTCATGGGGAAACAAAGCAGTATTCTATACCCCTTCGACGACCCATCCGGCGTCAGCAAGAAGATTTACGAGGCCATCCTCATAGTGGGATGGGAAGGGGAAAGGCTGGGGATGAGAAAAAACGGGGAGGTTTTTCCGGTCTACGAAAAAACATCGGTGGTCAAGGATAAGGACGGAAAGCAGATAGGGATAGTATCGGTGGTAGAAGAAATTACGTTGAGAAAGAGGCTGGAGCAGGCGCTTAAGGAGTCCGAGGAGCGGTACAGGACGCTCGTCGAAACCGCCAAGACCGCAATTATCGCCATAGACGAAGAGGGTAAAATCGTACTCTTCAACCCTTCGGCAGTAGAACTTTTTGGTTACACAAAGGAAGAGATAGAGAACAAAGAATTCAACATCCTTACCCCGGAAAGGTATAAGGACTTTTACAAGATCGGACTAGAGAACTTTCTCGGGACCGACGTCTCCAACCTCTTGGGAAAAACCATGGAGATAGCCGGGCTAAAAAAGAGCGGGGAGGAATTCCCGATCGAGGTCTCCCTTTCTGCCTGCAGAATAGGCGGGCGCCAGATTCTCACGGCAATCATATTCGACATCACCGAAAGAAAGAACCTACAGGAACAACTCATACAGTCGGCAAAACTGGCCGCCGTGGGCGAACTGATCGCCGGGGTCACCCATGAAGTTAATAACCCGCTGGCAGTGGTGATGGGCTATTCCGAGATGATTCTGGGAGAGGAAAACCTCGACCCACAGCTAAGGAAATCAATCGACGTGATTTACAACGAGGCGAACAGGGCACGGAAGGTGATCCAGAACCTCCTTTCATTCGCCCGGGGGCATAGCCCAGAGAAACAGTTCACCTCTATCAACGAAATCATGGAGAAGACCTTGAGTCTTACCGAGTACGACCTCAGAAAGAATAATATCGAGGTGGTGAAGAGATTTGACCCAGACCTGCCCGGCACTATGGCAGACCCAAACCAGCTCCAGCAGGTGTTCTTAAACCTGATAATCAACGCAGAGCAGGCCATGTCCGAAAACGCCGGGAAAAAACAACTCATAATCGAGAGTAGGGTGAAAAACGGACAAAGCCGCATCAACACCGACGTAGGCAGCGTGATAGAGCTCTCGTTTCACGACAATGGCCCCGGCATCACCGAGAAACATCTAAAGAAGATATTCGATCCCTTCTTCACCACGAAACCGGTGGGCAAAGGGACCGGCCTTGGGCTTTCCGTGTCTTACGGGATCATAAAAGAGCACGGCGGAGAAATTTACGCCCACAGCAAGGAAGGAGAAGGAGCAACCTTCTTCATCGAGTTGCCCGTGGTTTATGAAACTAGATAG
- a CDS encoding SGNH/GDSL hydrolase family protein produces MLKILSLGDSYTVGQGVERSESWPMQLALRLQGRNLPVDTPLIIAATSWTTSDLMEVIARSDIGKEYDIVTLLIGVNDQFQGYSEYMYAYGFDKLLTGAIAFAGGRPGRVIVVSIPDYSVTKFGKKHGSNSTVPEINRFNEINKKISMEKGVNYVDITEVSRRAAQDSSLVASDGLHPSARMYEEWVELITPVALSALHREK; encoded by the coding sequence ATGCTGAAAATCCTTTCTCTCGGAGATTCTTATACCGTTGGTCAGGGGGTAGAGCGGTCGGAAAGCTGGCCGATGCAGCTCGCCTTACGGCTACAGGGTAGAAACCTCCCGGTCGATACGCCTTTAATCATCGCCGCTACCAGTTGGACCACTTCGGACCTGATGGAGGTAATCGCCAGGTCGGATATAGGGAAAGAATACGATATCGTTACCTTGTTAATCGGGGTTAATGACCAGTTTCAGGGTTATAGTGAGTACATGTATGCCTATGGTTTTGATAAACTTCTCACCGGGGCTATTGCCTTCGCCGGCGGAAGGCCGGGGAGGGTGATCGTGGTGTCGATTCCCGATTACAGCGTTACTAAATTCGGCAAAAAACACGGTTCGAATAGTACCGTGCCGGAAATCAACCGTTTTAATGAGATAAACAAAAAAATCTCGATGGAGAAGGGCGTGAATTATGTCGACATTACCGAGGTTTCCCGGAGGGCTGCCCAGGATTCAAGCCTGGTAGCGTCTGACGGTTTACATCCATCTGCCCGGATGTATGAGGAATGGGTGGAATTGATCACTCCGGTGGCGTTGAGCGCATTGCATAGGGAAAAATAA
- a CDS encoding YajQ family cyclic di-GMP-binding protein, whose product MPSFDVVSEVNIHEVTNAVDQANREVANRFDFKGSNARYELNEYVVTLSAENDFQLRQMLDILRTKLSKRGVDIACLLEGKPEISGNRARQSVTLRHGIEADLARRMVRMIKDTKLKVQASIQDEKVRVTGKKKDELQEVIALLRNSNFGLPLQFVNFRD is encoded by the coding sequence TTGCCTTCATTCGATGTTGTCTCCGAGGTAAATATCCATGAGGTGACCAATGCGGTCGACCAAGCTAACCGGGAGGTGGCCAATCGGTTCGATTTTAAGGGCAGCAATGCCCGGTACGAGCTTAACGAATATGTTGTGACACTCTCGGCGGAGAATGATTTTCAGTTGAGACAGATGCTCGATATCTTGCGGACTAAACTGAGCAAGCGAGGTGTGGATATTGCCTGCCTGCTCGAAGGGAAACCGGAGATATCCGGCAACCGAGCCCGTCAGAGCGTAACCCTTCGCCACGGAATAGAAGCCGATTTGGCCAGACGGATGGTCAGGATGATCAAGGATACAAAGTTAAAGGTTCAGGCCTCTATCCAAGATGAAAAGGTGCGCGTAACCGGGAAGAAGAAGGATGAGCTTCAGGAGGTAATAGCCCTATTGCGGAATTCCAACTTCGGCTTGCCGCTTCAGTTTGTTAATTTCCGTGATTGA
- a CDS encoding geranylgeranyl reductase family protein, translating to MNSSRTMYDVIIVGSGPAGGMCAYELSNRGLNVLLLEKEKLPRYKVCAGGLTKKAVELLSFELGDVCENHTHVVHLTLKHKRGFSKATSFPIVTMVMRDGFDNLLIRKSAEKGARIQEQTRVTSVEEFADHVLVKTDKGNLRSKVVVGADGVNSLVARSLGLRKKAKLGVAVEGEMFPNPDLSDLTKYDRSLHLDFNVIPKGYGWIFPKKDHLSVGVFTTLPRMKDIKKYFYLYLADKGLSKDYSCRSLIGHQIPLGGRNEILNTERGLLVGDAAGLADPITGEGIYFALRSGQIAAEVIETSLAGFSFNLDEYTEKIRDEILEDFRYAGYLAKLLYNLSFISYNLARWLDIVNEGFIKVVSGEYSYREAIKRLSGKMFMV from the coding sequence ATGAATAGCTCTCGCACCATGTACGACGTAATTATCGTAGGCTCGGGGCCTGCCGGAGGGATGTGCGCCTACGAGCTATCGAATAGGGGCTTAAATGTGCTTCTCCTGGAGAAGGAGAAGCTTCCCCGATACAAGGTCTGCGCCGGTGGTTTGACCAAAAAAGCAGTTGAGCTTCTGTCCTTCGAGCTTGGGGATGTTTGTGAAAATCACACCCATGTGGTTCACCTGACGCTCAAGCACAAGCGGGGTTTTTCCAAAGCTACCTCCTTTCCCATAGTCACTATGGTGATGAGGGACGGGTTCGATAATTTGCTCATCCGGAAGTCCGCGGAAAAGGGAGCCCGTATTCAAGAGCAAACGAGAGTTACTTCCGTTGAGGAATTTGCCGACCATGTCCTGGTCAAGACGGATAAGGGAAATTTACGCTCAAAGGTGGTTGTGGGAGCAGACGGGGTTAACAGCCTGGTAGCACGCTCCTTAGGACTCCGCAAAAAAGCAAAGCTGGGAGTCGCCGTCGAGGGGGAGATGTTTCCTAACCCTGATTTATCCGACCTGACTAAATACGACCGGTCGCTTCATCTCGATTTCAACGTCATTCCCAAGGGGTATGGCTGGATATTCCCCAAAAAAGACCATCTCTCGGTCGGGGTTTTCACTACACTTCCCCGGATGAAGGACATTAAAAAGTATTTTTATCTATATCTCGCCGACAAGGGACTCAGCAAAGACTATTCATGCCGTTCCCTGATTGGGCATCAGATTCCTCTGGGCGGAAGAAACGAGATTCTGAATACGGAAAGGGGACTGCTCGTCGGAGACGCCGCCGGCCTGGCCGACCCGATAACCGGGGAGGGCATTTACTTTGCCCTGAGAAGCGGCCAGATAGCGGCGGAGGTGATAGAGACAAGCTTAGCCGGGTTTTCTTTTAACCTGGACGAATACACCGAAAAAATAAGGGATGAAATTCTCGAAGATTTTAGGTATGCCGGTTATCTGGCTAAGCTGCTCTACAATCTCAGCTTCATATCCTACAACCTGGCCAGGTGGTTAGACATAGTGAACGAAGGTTTTATAAAAGTGGTATCAGGGGAGTATTCCTACCGGGAAGCGATCAAGAGATTGTCTGGAAAGATGTTCATGGTTTGA
- a CDS encoding GIY-YIG nuclease family protein: MYFVYIMTNKKNGMLYIGATNDLGRRVYEHENDMTEGFTKKYGLHRLVYFEQMEDVYSAIQREKRLKKWNRRWKVELIEKTNPE, from the coding sequence ATGTACTTTGTTTACATAATGACCAACAAAAAGAACGGCATGTTGTATATAGGGGCTACTAATGATTTAGGTAGAAGAGTCTACGAACACGAAAATGACATGACTGAAGGTTTTACAAAGAAATACGGTTTGCATAGACTCGTCTATTTTGAACAAATGGAGGATGTTTATAGTGCTATCCAGAGAGAGAAGAGATTGAAAAAATGGAACCGTCGTTGGAAGGTCGAACTGATAGAGAAGACGAATCCGGAATAG
- a CDS encoding ACP phosphodiesterase produces MNYLAHLYLAEDSADSIMGNLLGDFVKGRLDDQYGEEIVKGITTHRKVDSFTDSHELILSSKRLISAERRRFSGIIVDLGFDHFLARNWSEYSSVDLGVFTKKIYDLLNDHENLLPDGLKSVVHRMAEEDWLGSYKEVEGVGKALDRIARRFKRENNLTGAVEELVKNYKKLEENFRAFFPQLTSYVHNYRKNYPIAHIPKNA; encoded by the coding sequence ATGAACTACCTGGCTCATCTATACCTGGCTGAGGACTCTGCCGACTCCATTATGGGAAATCTTCTTGGGGATTTTGTCAAAGGTCGCCTAGACGACCAGTACGGAGAAGAGATAGTCAAGGGTATAACTACCCATAGGAAGGTGGATTCTTTCACCGATTCTCATGAGTTGATTTTGTCGAGCAAAAGATTAATCAGCGCCGAGAGAAGAAGGTTCTCCGGTATCATAGTGGACCTGGGCTTCGACCATTTCTTGGCCAGGAACTGGTCTGAGTACTCGAGCGTGGATTTAGGGGTTTTTACCAAGAAAATATACGACCTGTTGAACGACCATGAAAATCTCCTTCCGGACGGGCTTAAATCTGTGGTTCACAGGATGGCCGAGGAAGATTGGCTCGGTTCGTATAAAGAGGTAGAAGGCGTTGGTAAGGCGCTTGACCGGATTGCCCGGCGGTTCAAAAGAGAGAACAATCTAACCGGTGCGGTAGAGGAGCTGGTGAAGAACTATAAAAAGTTAGAAGAGAATTTCAGGGCGTTTTTCCCCCAGTTAACTTCTTATGTGCATAACTACCGGAAAAACTACCCTATAGCCCATATCCCTAAGAATGCCTGA